ACCAATCTGGTGATGAACACCGCCGCCGGCCATTTCGACGAGCACATGATGAAGACCGCCCCGTTCGGCCGGCGCGTCGTCTTTGGCGGGGTCACCACCGCTCTTGTCATCGGCATGGCCAGCCAGGACACGGCGGAGAATGCGCTGGCGGAACTCTCCATGACCGGGCTGAGGCTGAAGTCCCCCGTGTTCCACGGCGACACCCTCTATGCCTATTCCGAAGTGCTGGCCAAGGAAGACGCGGACCGGGACGATGCCGGCATCGTCACCTTCCGCCATTGGGGCGTGAACCAGGACGACGTGGTGGTGTGCGAATGCGTGCGCCGGGTGCTGGTGAAGCGCGCCAGCGCCTACGGGGCGGCGGCATGAGCGCGCCCGCGCCGGCCGGCGCCCTCGCGGACCTGAAGGTGGTGGACATGACCCACTTCCTCGCCGGTCCCTATTGCACCGCCATGCTGGCGGACCAGGGCGCCGACGTGATCAAGGTGGAGCCCCCCGATGGCGACGTGACGCGCACCTTCGGCCCCTTCCACCCGGACGACCAGCTCAAGGCCTTCGCCGGCTATTTCGCCTCGGTGAACCGCAACAAGCGCTCCATCACCCTGGACTTGAAGACGGCCGAGGGGCGCGAGACGCTGCTTGCGCTCATCGATGGCGCCGACGTGGTGGTGGAGAATTATCGCGCCGGGGTCATGGAGCGGCTGGGCTTTTCCTACGAGGCGCTGAAGGCCCGCAATCCCCGCCTCGTCTACGCCGCCATCCGCGGCTTCGGCGATCCGCGCACCAAGGCGAGCCCCTATGGCGACTGGCCGGCCTATGACGTGGTGGCTCAGGCCTTCGGCGGCATCATGGCCATTACCGGCGAGGAGAACGGCGCGCCCACCAAGATCGGGCCGGGGGTGGGCGACATCGTGCCGGCCATGCTGGCGGCTTTCGGCATCGTGTGCGCGGTCCATCATGCCCGACGCACGGGCGAGGGCCAGTTCGTGGACGTGAGCATGGTGGACAGCGTGCTGGCCCTGTGCGAGCGCGTGCTGCACCAATATGCCTATGCTGGCATGGTGCCGGTGCCGCAGGGCAACCAGCATCCCTTCCTGTGCCCCTTCGGCACCTTCCCCACCTTGGACGGCTGGTGCACCATCACCGCCTATGACGACCGCATGTTCGCCCTGCTGTGCGACCTGTGCGGTCTCGCGAGCCTGCCCGCCGACCCGCGCTTTTCCACCTGGCAAGCGCGCTATGACAACCGGGTGGCGCTGATCGAGATCCTCTCGGGCTTCACCGGCCGCCACACCAAGGCGGAGCTTCTGGCCTTGCTGGGCGGCAAGATCCCCTTCGGCCCGGTCTATGACGTGGCCGAGATCATGGCCGACCCCCATTTCGCCGCCCGCGAGATGATCGTGCCCGTCGAGCAGCCGGGCATGGACGCCCCCGTGACGCTCGCCGGCGTGCCGGTGAAGATGACCGCCACCCCCGGCGCCATCCGCCGCCGCGCGCCGCTCTTGGGAGAGCACACCGACGCTGTGCTGGCCGAGGCCGGCTTTTCTCCCGATGCCATTTCCAACCTCCGCGCCGCCGGTGCCTTCGGCCGCCTGCGCCCCCTTTCCGCAGAGACCGCAGCATGAGCCCCTCGCCCCGTCCCCAGCGCCTGCGCCGTGTCCAGCTCGCCGTTCCCGGCTCGTCCGAGAAGATGATGCGCAAGGCCGCCGCCTCGCTCGCCGATCACGTCTTCCTCGACCTTGAGGACGCGGTCGCCCCCAGCCAGAAGGCCGAGGCGCGGGCCAAGATCATCGAGGCGCTCACCACCTATGAGTGGGGGCGCAAGACACGCTGCGTGCGCATCAACGACTTCTCCACCCGCTACGCCTATCGCGACATCATCGAGGTGGTGAGCGGGGCGCGCGAGAGCCTCGACACGCTGATGCTCACCAAGGTGAAGACCCCCGCCGACATCCTGTTCGCCGACACGCTGCTGAACCAGCTGGAGCAGGATATCGGCCTGGAAAAGCCCATTGGCCTGGAAGCCCTGATCGAGGAAGTGGAGGGCTTGCAGAATGTGGAGGCGATCGCCAAGGCCTCGCCGCGCCTGGAAGCCCTCATCTTCGGCATGGGCGATTTTTCCGCCTCCATGGGCGTGCTGATCAAGCCCGACGGCAAGGTCGGCCCCTATCCCGGCGATGTCTGGCACTATTCGCGCTTTCGCATGGTGATGGCCTGCCGCGCCGCAGGCATCGATGCGGTGGACGGCCCCTATGCGGATTTCCGCGATCCCGAGGGCTACACGGTGGAGGCCTCACGGTCTCTCACGCTCGGCTGTGTCGGCAAGTGGGCCATCCACCCCGCCCAGATCGACTGGGCGCTCTCCGTCTTCACCCCCGATGCCGGCGAGGTGGCGCGGGCCCGCAAGCTCGCCGCCGCCTACAAGGAGGCCGAGGCGCAGGGGCTGGGTGCCATCCAGGTGGACGGCACCATGGTGGATGTCGCCTCCATCCGCATGTTCGGAGCCATGCTCCGCAAGGCCGATCTCATCGGCATGTAAGAGGAACGTTTCACGGGCGTTGGTTTCACTCCGGCCGAACCAGAGCGGCTGCACATAAAAAAGAGGGGAACATGAACACCATCAAGCTCACCAAGCGCGGCTTTCTCGCCGCATCGGCCGCCGCCGGCCTCAGCCTCGCCATGCCGGCGATCGGGGCGCGGGCGCAGACCGTCTTCAAGTTCAAGATGTCCACCGACGATGCCCCCGGCCATCACCGCCACGCGGTGGTGACCAAGTGGCTGGACCTCCTGCGCAAGGAATCCAACGGCCAGCTCGACGTGGAGCTGTTCCATTCGGCCCAGCTGTTCAACGACGTGAACGTGCCCCGTGCCCTGCGCCAGGGCTCCATCGACATGGCCATGCCGGGCAATTGGGTGCTGGGCGGCATCGATCCCAACAACGACATCTTCCTCCTGCCCATGTTCTTCGGCGTGCCGCAGGCGGCCATGCATCCGGTCAGCGACGGGGCCGTCGGGCAGGCCATCAACAAGCAGATCGAGGAGAAGCTGAAGGTGAAGGTGATCGGCTTCTGGCTCGATCACGGCTATAGCGACACCCATTCCACCCGGCAGATCTCCTCGAGCCTCGACCTGAAGGGCCTGCGCGTGCGCTCCTTCGGCGGCGCTGGCACCGAGGCGCGCATTCGCTATTTCGGCGCCGATCCCATCCTGGTGCCGTGGGCGGAAGTGCCGATGGCCCTCAGCCAGGGCAATTTCGTCGCCATGTATTCCAACTCGGCGAGCGTCGCCTCCGCAAAGCTTTGGGATTCCGGCATCAAGTGCACGGTGGTGGAGCGCCAGTTCTTCCACCAGTACATCCCCATGATCTCGCAGGCCGCCTACGACAAGCTGCCCAAGCCCCTCCAGGACCTGCTTGTGGGCAGCTGGAAGGAGCACATCACCGAGTTCCGCGCCATGACCACTGCCGCCCAGCAGCGCGCCTTCGACACGCTCGCGGCCAATGGCGTGAACGTGGTGCGGCCGGAGCAGGGGGTGCTGGACGGCATCCGCAAGGGCCTCATGTCCACCCAGGACGAACTGGTGCCCAAGCTCAAGATCGATCCCGACCTGGTGAAGCAGGCCCTCGCCGCGCTCAAGCAGAGCACCTGATCCCCGGGCAGCCGACCCGATGGGAGCTGGGCCCTTCGGCCCGGTGTCCCGCGGGCCGTCCTCATTCTTGCGCGAAGGTCGAGCGGTCATGATCGCGACGGTGCAGCGGGTCTTCGTCGGCCTCATCGGGGCCATTGCCTTGCTGATGTATTCCTACCAGATCGTCTCGGTCTGGCTGTTCCGCCCCTTTGCCATCACCTGGTTCGGCGAGGTGGCGGTCTACATGCTGGTCTGGGCCATGTTCGTGGGCATCAGCGAACTGGTGCGCATCGATTCCCATGTGCGGGCGGACTTCCTCATCTCCCACCTGCCGGTGCGCACGCAGCGCTGGATGGAGGTGGTGAACTGCCTGGTGGGCATCGTCTTTGCCGCCTGCCTCATCTGGTACGGCTGGCAGATGACCTTCGACGCCTGGGACCTGGATGAACGCAGCCCCACCGGCCTCGCCTTCCCCTTGTGGATCTATTACGCGGCGGCCCCCGTGGGCGGCGTGCTGCTGCTGCTGCGCTTCGTTCAGCGCTTCTGGGCCTATCTCGCGAAGTTCGATGAAAAGACCATGGCGCTCCACAGCGCGGCGGAGATCTGAGCCATGACGATCCAGCTTTTCGGCATCGTCTTCTTCGCCATGCTCGCCATCGGCATGCCGCTGTTCCTCGTGCTGGGCACGGTGGCGATGCTCATGTACGCGCTGAACGGCGACCCGCTCATCGGCGTGTTCCAGAAGATGCTGGACGGGCTGAATTCCGAGACCCTGCTGGCAGTGCCCTTCTTCGTCATGGCCGCTTCCTTCATGCAGAAGGGGGGCGTCGCGAAGGCGCTCATCGACATGGTGAGCATGCTGGTGGGCTCGGTGCGCGGGGGCCTGGCCATCGTGGCGGTGGTGGCCTGCGCCCTCTTCGGCGCCATCTGCGGCTCCTCGGTGGCCACCGCGGTCGCCATGGGCGGCATCCTGGTGCCCGCCATGCGCCAGCGCGACTATCCCATGCCCTTCACGCTCGGCGTGCTCGCGGCCTCGGGCACGCTGGGCATCCTCATCCCGCCCTCCCTCGCCATGATCCTGTTCGCGCTGATCGCCGAGGAATCCGTGCCGCGCCTGTTCCTGGCCGGGGTGGTGCCGGGGGTGATCCAGGCGGCGATCTTCGTCGGCTATTCCATGTACTACGCCTATCGCCACAAGCTCCCCCGCGAGCCCCGCCGCAGCCGCGAGGATGCTGCGCAGGTGGTGCTGCACGCGCTCCCCGCGCTGAGCCTTCCCGTGGTGGTGGCGGTGGGCATCTATGGCGGCTATGTCACCGTCACCGAGGCTTCCGTGCTGGCGGCGGCGCTCTCGCTGCTCATCGCCCTGTTCTATTACAAGGGCTTTTCCTGGAAGGACTCGCTTTCCGAGATCGGCGATTCCGTGCAGGGGGCGGCGGTGATCACCATCATCATCGCCACGGCGCTGGCCTTCGCCCAGTGGCTGACCGCCTCCGGCGTGCCTGGCGCGGTGGTGCGCTACATCACCGAAATCGGGCTCCAGCCCTGGCAGTTCATGCTGATCATCAACGTGCTGCTGATCATCATGGGCATGTTCCTGGAAGCCATCTCCATCATGCTGATCACGCTGCCCATCCTGGTGCCGCTGCTGGGCCCCATGGGTATTGATCCCGTGCACTTCGCGGTGGTCATCACCATCAACATGGAACTGGCCTTGCTGACCGCACCCGTGGGCCTGAACCTGTTCGTGCTCTCCAACGTGGCCAAGCAGCCGCTCAGCGTGGTCACCAAGGGCGTGTTTCCCCTGGAGTGCCTGCTCTTCGTGCTGCTGATGGTGGTCAGCTACGTGCCGTTCCTGTCGCTCTGGCTGCCCAACCTCGTGTTCGGCAAATAGCCTGCCCCGTCCCCGCCGGGCGCCCGGCGGGGTTACAGCCTCCCCAAGAAGGTCGATGCCGATGAGCAGATGCCCCGTCCTCTCCGATGTCTCCGGCGCTGTCTGGAAGATCCTGGTGTCGGTGGGCGACACCGTCGCCGAGTATCAGGAGCTGATGCTCATCGAATCCATGAAGATGGAAATTCCCGTGCTGGCGCCCCGCGACGGGCGCGTGGCCGAGCTGCTGGTGGGCGAGGGCGATGCGGTCGCCGCCGAGCAGATCGTGGCCTGGATCGACTGACATGGCTTTCGAGACTGAACGGGCGGAGCTGGAAGCCCGCCGCGCCCGCGCCCTCGCCATGGGATCCCCGAAGCGCCTCGCCGAGCGCAAGAAGGCCGGCATCCTCAATGCCCGCGAGCGGGTGGCGCATCTCACCGATGCCGGCAGCTTCGCCGAATGGGGCCTGCTGGCCGTCTCCGCCCGCGCGGAGGATCATCATCGCTCGCCGGCGGACGGCTATGTGAGCGGCACGGCCTTCGTGGAGGGGCGGCCCGTGGTGGTGCATGCGGCCGACTTCACCACGCTCGGCGCATCCACCTCCGCCATTGGCGACAAGAAGTTCCACCACGCCAAGGCCAATGCGGCCAAGAATGGCGTGCCGCTGGTGCTGCTGAACGAATGCGCGGGCTCGCGCATCCCCGACATCATGGGCGCACAGGGCCTGCACCGGGCGGGCGAGCATTCCGAACTCTGGCGCGACCGCTCCTCGCCCTGGGCGGCGGCCATCCTGGGCCTGACCTATGGCGACGGCTCCTTCTACGCCTCCATGTCCGACTTCGTTGTGATGCGGAAGGGGGCGGTGATGGCCGTCTCCAGCGAGCATGTCACCTCCGTGGCGCTGGCGGAGGCCAACGATCCGCGCGAGTTCGGAGGCTGGGAGGTGCAGACGCAGGTGACCGGCGTGGTGGACCGGGCGGTGGACACGGACGAGGAGGCCCTCGACCTCATCAAGCGCTTCCTGTCCTATTTGCCCTCCCACGGCCAGGAATTGCCGCCCCGCATCGCCCCCGGCGCGCCGGGCGGGGACCAGGACAAGCTTTTGGACCTGCTGCCCGAAAGCCCCAAGCGCACCTATGACGTGCGGCGCATGCTGGAGATCATCTTCGATGCCGGCACCCTCTTCCCGCTGAAGGAGCGCTTCGCGCCCGTGGCCTATACGGGCCTTGCGCGCCTTGCGGGCGAGACCGTGGGCGTGATTGCCATCAACCCCCAGCACAAAGGTGGCGCGCTCGATGCGGATGCCTGCGACAAGGTCGTGAGCTTCATTGTCCTGTGCGACAGCTTCAACATCCCGCTCATCACCTTCGCCGACACACCCGGCTTCCTGGTGGGCGCGGCCGGCGAGCGGCAGAAGATGCCGGGCAAGATCATGAACTATCTGCAGGCGCTGGGGGCGGCCACGGTGCCAAAGCTCTCGGTCATCCTGCGCAAGTCCTATGGCCAGGCGCATCTCAATATGGGCGCGGGCTATGCGGACGAGATGGCCGCCTGGTTCACCGCCGAGGTCAGCCTCATGGGCCGTCAGCCGGCCATGAACGTGCTGCATCGCCTGAAGCCCGGCGAGGGGCCTGAGCGCTATGCGGAACTGGAGGCGGAGCTCGCCCGCGACACCTCGGCCTATGCGCTGGCGGAGCCCTTCATGGCGCAGACCGTGATTTCGCCGCCCGAGACCCGCGACTGGCTGATCCGCATGCGCGCGCTCCATGCCCGCCGCCCCACCGGCGGCATCGGCCTGCGCCGGCTCGCCACTTGGCCCACCACCTATTGAGGCCGCTTATGTCCGGCACCAGCGACACCCCTCCCGCCATCGACCTGCGCCAGCGGTCATCGTTCGGCTTCTTCACCACCGAGCAGATCCGCTTCGCCGACCTCGACCTGAACGGCCACGTCAACAACCTGTCCTTCCTCGCCATGATGGAGAGCGCTCGCCAGCGCTTCATCGCCGGCCATACGCCCTTGGTGCTCAATGACGAGCAGACCTACATGCTCGTGCATCTCGAGGTGGATTTCGTGGGAGAGCTTCACTATCCCGGCGCGGTGGACGGCGCCTGCCGGGTGGTGGAGGTGCGCCGCTCGTCCGTTGTGTTCGGACAGGCGCTGTTTGCCGGCGAACGGGCGGCCGCGACGCTGAAGGCCGTCACGGTCAATGTGGACCGCCGCATCCGCAAGGCGGCGCCCTTCACGGACGACGCCCGGGAGAAGCTGCTGGCGCTGCTGGCCGCCTGAGGCGGCGCTTCAAATAAGAACGGCCCGCGAGACGATCTCGCGGGCCGTTGTCTTGCGTGTGTCCCGCGCCCTCAGGCGATGCGGTCGCCGGGCTTGATCTGCACCGTGCGGCTGTCGACGCCGGGCAGCATCTTGGAGGGATCGCGCGTCACCACCACGTCGATGACGGTCGGCACGCCGCAGGGCACGAGGGCCGCCTTCAAGGCACCCGCCACATCCTCCGGCCGCTCCACGCGGATGCCGCGGCAGCCCATGGCATTGGCCACCGCCGCATAGTCGATCTCGCTCAGGTCCGAGGACTGGTAGGCGCCCTGGCCATACATGAGGTGCTGGAGCGCCTTCACATAGCCGGAGGCGGCGTTGTTGATAACGATGACGGCGAAGTCCAATTCCAGCCGGCGGGCGGTCTCCAGCTCGCCCAGCATCATGTTGAAGCCGCCATCGCCGGTCAGCGCGAAGACCGGGGCCGGGCGGGCGGCGAGCGCCGCGCCGATGGCGCCGGGCAGGCCATAGCCGATGGAGGCCGAGCCGCGATCAGGCACGAAGGAGCGGCCGGCGCGGGGGGAATCGAACAAGAGCCCGCCCCAATGGGCCGCGAAGCCGCCATCGGCCACCAGATATCCGTCCTCCGGCATGGCCGCGTTGATCTCGGTGAGGAGGCGGGCGATGTCCACCGGCGTCTCCTGCGAGTTCAGCCGGTCGCCCACCTTGGTGCGCCAGGCCGCCATGCGGGCGGCGATGTCGGCGGGGCGGCCGGCCCAGCGGGCCGCGAGCGCCTCGCGGGACGGGGCGAGCGCGGTGGCGAGATCCTCGATGCCGAGGCGGGCATCGCCCCAGAGCTTCACGGCGGACGGCACCGTGCGGTCGAACTCCTCGGCCACGCAATCCAGGTGAATGAGTGCCTTGCCCGGGGAGGGGATGGTGTAGCGCTTGGTGGCGATCTCGCCCAGCTTGCAGCCCACCACGATGAGGAGGTCGGCCTCCTCGATCAGCGGGTTGGCGATGCGGTCATAGCGGCCGAACAGGCCCGCATTGAGCGCGCTGGCGCAGGGAATGGCGCCCTTGCCGGAGAGCGTATGGGCGACGGGAATGTTGAAGGCTTCGGCAAAGGCGGTGAGCGCCTGGGCGGCGCCGGAAATGTGCACGCCGCCGCCCGCCAGGATCACCGGCGCCTTGGCCGCGCCGATGCGGGCCGCCGCTTCCGCGATGCTCTCCCCATCGGGGCGGGTGCGCAGGGCCGGAACGCTCTGGAAGCGGGTGTCCACCTCAAAGGCGCTGACGGGGAAGTCGTGGACCGCGTGCGAGATGTCCTCGGGAATGTCGATCACCACGGGACCGGGGCGGCCGGATGTGGCCACCGTATAGGCCCGGCGCACCAGCTCAGGAATGCGGGAGACCATCTCCACGCGGATGACTTCCTTGGAGACCGGGCGCAGCAGGTCCACCTGCCGGCATTCCTGGGTCATGTTCTTCCAGGAATGGGCGCGGTGGGTGTCACCGGCCAGCACCACGAGGGGGGTGCCCGCATTCAGCGCTTCCATGAGACCGGTGACGAGGTTGGTGGCTCCTGGTCCCAGCGTCGCGTCGCACAGGCCCACGCGGCCGGACACCTTGGCATAGGCGTCGGCCGCGAAGATGCCGGCGCGCTCGTCATTGATGAGGATGTGCTTGAGGCCGAGGCGCCGGGCCGCGTCGTAGAAAGGCAGGAGCTGGAAGCCGCCCATGCCGAACACCACGCCGCCGCCATAAGCGAGGATCATGCGCGCGACGGCCTCGCCGCCGGTGATGGAATAGACGCCGTTGACGGCAGCGGACTTGAGGTCGACGTGCTGGTTCATCTGAAGGGTCCTTGAGGCAAAGCACGGCCCGTCCCGCCGCGTCCGTGCGGCAGGAAGGGGAAGTCAGGAGCCGGGGCGCGGCGCGCCGCCGGCAGGTTTGGAAAGGAAAAGGTCAGTTCACTTCGGCGCCGGAGGTCTTCACCACCTTCGCCCACTTGGCGGTTTCAGAGGAAATGAGCTTGGCCAGCGCGGCCGGGGTGCTGGAGGCGGGATCGGCGCCAATATTGTCGAACTGCTGCTTGGTGCTGGGATCGGCGAGCAGCTTCACCACCGCGGCATTCAGCTTGTCGATGATGGGCTGCGGGGTCTTGGCCGGGGCCACCAGCGCGAACCACGACAGCACCTCGCAATCGGGCAGGCCGGCTTCCGCCATGGTGGGGATGTCGGGCGCGGCGGGGGAGCGGGTCGCGGAGGTCACCGCCAGCGCGCGCAATTTGCCGGCCTTGATGTAGGGCAGCGACGAGGACAGGTTGTCGAACATGGCCTGCACCTGTCCGCTCATCAAGTCCACCACCGCCGGCGCGCTGCCCTTGTAGGGCACGTGGGTGAGCTTGACGCCGGCCACCATGTTGAACAGCTCGCCCGACAGGTGGATGGACGACCCGCTGCCTGAAGATGCGAAATAAATCTTCTCGGGGTTCTTCTTCGCCAGCGCGATGAATTCCTGCACCGTAGTGGCGGGAACACTGGGATTGACCACCAGGACATTCGGCACGGTCGCCACCAGCGAGACTGGCGCGAAGTCGCGCTCGAAATCGAACGGCAGCCGGCGATAGAGCGTGGTGTTGATGGTGTTGGCGATGGTGCTCATGAACAGCGTGTAGCCATCGGGGGCTGACTTAGCGACGAAGTCGGAGGCGATGGTCGCGCCCGCGCCGGGCTTGTTGTCGATGACCACCGGCTGGCCCAGCTCCTCGGAGAGCTTCTGGCCGACGATGCGGGCGATCTGGTCCGTGGATCCGCCGGCGGCATAGCCCACCACCAGATGGATCGGCCGGGAAGGATAGGCATCCGCCTGCGCGGGCAGGCTGCCCATGAACGGGGCGGCAAGAAGCGCCGTGGCGCCCGCAAGGGTGGACAGCAGCAGATGTCGGCGATCCATGGCGTACCTCCATCGACGGGGAGGAAGTTGACTTGTCCATATATTGGACTATAATTTCCCGTCTGATCGTCATGGAAGCTAAGTAGACCGAACAAATAAGTCAATACATAGGTTTTGGTCAGGCTTAGTGACATAAAGATAGTCCAATATATGGATATTATGGGAGAGTGGAGATGGCCGCAGGGGACGGGGAAGCCGGTGGCACGCAGAGCATCCGGCGCGCGGCCAGCGTGCTGCGGGTGCTGGCGCAGCGCAGCCAGTCCGGTGCGCGGATGGTGGACATCACGCGGGAGACGGGGCTCATCCACGCCACCGCCCACCGCATCGTGCAGGGGCTGATCGGCGAGGGGCTGGCGCGGCAGAATCCGGCCACGCGCCGCTATCACCTCGGCGCCTGGGTCTATGAGCTGGGGCTCCTGGCCGAGCCGCGCCTGGCGCTCTCCGACATGGCGGGCGCGGCGGTGGAGCGCCTGGCTGAGAAGACGGGCGACACCGTCTTTGCCGCCGTGCGGGCGGGCGGCGATGCGCTCTGCATCAAGCGCGCGGCCGGGAGCTTTCCCATCAAGGCCTTCACCATCGATGTGGGCGCGCGCATTCCACTCGGCATCGGCTGCGGCGGCCTTGCCATGCTCGCCGCTTTGCCGGAGGAGGAGGCGAACGCCATCATGGCCTCCAACGGGCCGCGCCTGCCGCAATTCGGCGATCTCGGCGTGGAGGCCATGGCGCGCCTGGTGGCCGAGGCGCGGGCGCGGGGCTATGCCACCAATCTCAGCCGCGCGCCGGGCGTGGTGGCGGTGGGCGTCGCCGTCCTCAATCCCGATGGCGGCCTAGCCGGCTCCCTCTCCGTCGCCGCCATCGAAAGCCGCCTCTCACCTGATCGCGTCGACCAGGTGGCCCGTCTGCTGCGCGCCGAGGCGCGGCGGATCGAGAAGGCGGGGGAGGTGGGGGTGGGGTGACGCGCCTTCGGTGCCGGCGGTCTGTGCTTGCCCATGCCGCCCTTGCGCCACGTCGGCCACTCCTTGTCATGGCCTTTTGGGTGCGGTGCACACCCTGCGGCCGGCGCGCAAGGGGGGGCGTTTGCGCTTCGCCCATGGGGGTGGGTCTCCTAACACCGTGAAGAGAGGTACTTTTTTAAGTCGGCTCCACCTGTCGTGCGGCGCTTGCTCGCATGCGATCCCAAATTGTGCGGCGCATCCTCCAGATGGGTGATGTGTCTGCCGCAGCGACATTCGATCCTGCCTGAGAGCCTGCTTTGGCTTCCTTGGTCTGTCTGGGGGCGGAGCGGTTTTCGAGGGGTGGGGTGGGCCATGCTCTATGACTTGACGCGCGCCGAGCTGGTGCAGGGTGATCCAAATGCGGAATTCCCCGGGCTGAACGCCCTGGGCATGTCCAGAGATGAGCAGGATGAGATTATCGCTGCCCTAGAGGCAGCGGGGGTTTATAGTCCGACAGATGAAAATGCTTTGGCCTCTGTAGAAATCAAGGTTAAAAGCCCGGTATTGGATGGGAAGGTCGAGAAGATATACGGAAATACATCAGATGCTGTAATTTATACGAACCTGGAAGGGGCCATATTCCAGGTATACAACGATTTCGATCTTCCCATTGGTGGAATAATCGCGACCAGTAATGGGCCGGACAGTGTCACTATAAGCAGTAGCGGTTTTACGGTTATCTCCGGTGATGGTCGCGATTCGATCACAACATCGGGGCGTGATTCGCACATATACGGCGGAAATGGAGATGATTTTCTTTATAGCTATTCGTACAGCGGGCATTGGGAAATGAACGAATATAGTTGGCTTTATGGCGGTGCTGGGGATGATTTCTTACAGGCCTATTATCCAGCAAATGTCCTTTTTGGCGGTGAGGGAAACGACAGTCTGCGGGGGGGGGATCGTTCTGGGTACGGTAACAGTTCGCTTTATGGTGGTTCTGGAGATGACCAGATTACCGCTGGAATCGGCAGCAACATCCTCCATGGCGAGGTGGGCAACGACACCCTTCTTGGCGGCCTTTCCACCGGCGCGGGTGACGTGGATTCCCTTTACGGCGAATCGGGCAATGACCAGCTGAGCAGCCGCACCACCCACGCTTTCATGGATGGCGGCACGGGGGCGGACACGATTGCTGGCGCGAGCGGCGCGGACACCATATTCGGCGGCGACGGCAATGACCTCATCTGGGTGACCCTGGGCAGCAACCTCGTCTATGGCGATGCCGGGGTGGACGTGATCACCGGCAGCGCGCAGGCGGGGGGCATCGATACCATTTATGGCGGCTTCGGCGACGACTTCCTGGCCACCCGCGCGGCCTCAGGCCTCCTCTATGGAGATGCGGGCAACGACCAGGTGTCGGGCGCCAGCGGTGCCGATACGCTCTATGGCGGCCTCGGCAATGACAGCATTTGGGTTTCCAGCGGCAGCAACGTGCTGGGGGGTGATGCGGGGGTCGACTTCATCCGCAC
This genomic interval from Aquabacter sp. L1I39 contains the following:
- a CDS encoding MaoC family dehydratase; its protein translation is MDMVSLTAPGSYFEAFEVGLVMRHARGKTVEPLENVLLTNLVMNTAAGHFDEHMMKTAPFGRRVVFGGVTTALVIGMASQDTAENALAELSMTGLRLKSPVFHGDTLYAYSEVLAKEDADRDDAGIVTFRHWGVNQDDVVVCECVRRVLVKRASAYGAAA
- a CDS encoding CaiB/BaiF CoA transferase family protein, with product MSAPAPAGALADLKVVDMTHFLAGPYCTAMLADQGADVIKVEPPDGDVTRTFGPFHPDDQLKAFAGYFASVNRNKRSITLDLKTAEGRETLLALIDGADVVVENYRAGVMERLGFSYEALKARNPRLVYAAIRGFGDPRTKASPYGDWPAYDVVAQAFGGIMAITGEENGAPTKIGPGVGDIVPAMLAAFGIVCAVHHARRTGEGQFVDVSMVDSVLALCERVLHQYAYAGMVPVPQGNQHPFLCPFGTFPTLDGWCTITAYDDRMFALLCDLCGLASLPADPRFSTWQARYDNRVALIEILSGFTGRHTKAELLALLGGKIPFGPVYDVAEIMADPHFAAREMIVPVEQPGMDAPVTLAGVPVKMTATPGAIRRRAPLLGEHTDAVLAEAGFSPDAISNLRAAGAFGRLRPLSAETAA
- a CDS encoding HpcH/HpaI aldolase/citrate lyase family protein, translating into MSPSPRPQRLRRVQLAVPGSSEKMMRKAAASLADHVFLDLEDAVAPSQKAEARAKIIEALTTYEWGRKTRCVRINDFSTRYAYRDIIEVVSGARESLDTLMLTKVKTPADILFADTLLNQLEQDIGLEKPIGLEALIEEVEGLQNVEAIAKASPRLEALIFGMGDFSASMGVLIKPDGKVGPYPGDVWHYSRFRMVMACRAAGIDAVDGPYADFRDPEGYTVEASRSLTLGCVGKWAIHPAQIDWALSVFTPDAGEVARARKLAAAYKEAEAQGLGAIQVDGTMVDVASIRMFGAMLRKADLIGM
- the dctP gene encoding TRAP transporter substrate-binding protein DctP; translated protein: MNTIKLTKRGFLAASAAAGLSLAMPAIGARAQTVFKFKMSTDDAPGHHRHAVVTKWLDLLRKESNGQLDVELFHSAQLFNDVNVPRALRQGSIDMAMPGNWVLGGIDPNNDIFLLPMFFGVPQAAMHPVSDGAVGQAINKQIEEKLKVKVIGFWLDHGYSDTHSTRQISSSLDLKGLRVRSFGGAGTEARIRYFGADPILVPWAEVPMALSQGNFVAMYSNSASVASAKLWDSGIKCTVVERQFFHQYIPMISQAAYDKLPKPLQDLLVGSWKEHITEFRAMTTAAQQRAFDTLAANGVNVVRPEQGVLDGIRKGLMSTQDELVPKLKIDPDLVKQALAALKQST
- a CDS encoding TRAP transporter small permease yields the protein MIATVQRVFVGLIGAIALLMYSYQIVSVWLFRPFAITWFGEVAVYMLVWAMFVGISELVRIDSHVRADFLISHLPVRTQRWMEVVNCLVGIVFAACLIWYGWQMTFDAWDLDERSPTGLAFPLWIYYAAAPVGGVLLLLRFVQRFWAYLAKFDEKTMALHSAAEI
- a CDS encoding TRAP transporter large permease, whose protein sequence is MTIQLFGIVFFAMLAIGMPLFLVLGTVAMLMYALNGDPLIGVFQKMLDGLNSETLLAVPFFVMAASFMQKGGVAKALIDMVSMLVGSVRGGLAIVAVVACALFGAICGSSVATAVAMGGILVPAMRQRDYPMPFTLGVLAASGTLGILIPPSLAMILFALIAEESVPRLFLAGVVPGVIQAAIFVGYSMYYAYRHKLPREPRRSREDAAQVVLHALPALSLPVVVAVGIYGGYVTVTEASVLAAALSLLIALFYYKGFSWKDSLSEIGDSVQGAAVITIIIATALAFAQWLTASGVPGAVVRYITEIGLQPWQFMLIINVLLIIMGMFLEAISIMLITLPILVPLLGPMGIDPVHFAVVITINMELALLTAPVGLNLFVLSNVAKQPLSVVTKGVFPLECLLFVLLMVVSYVPFLSLWLPNLVFGK
- a CDS encoding acetyl-CoA carboxylase biotin carboxyl carrier protein subunit, whose product is MSRCPVLSDVSGAVWKILVSVGDTVAEYQELMLIESMKMEIPVLAPRDGRVAELLVGEGDAVAAEQIVAWID